Proteins encoded by one window of Halomonas sp. SH5A2:
- a CDS encoding sn-glycerol-3-phosphate import ATP-binding protein UgpC, which yields MASITLEGITKTYTGDVQAVKGVDLQIEDGEFVVLVGPSGCGKSTLLRMVAGLETITDGTLKIGERIVNKLEPAERDIAMVFQNYALYPHMTVYNNLAYGLKNRGFKKDEIDKRVQVAAKMLEIEEFLERKPRKLSGGQRQRVAMGRALVRDPAAFLFDEPLSNLDAKLRVQMRVEIKQLQRRLKTTSLYVTHDQLEAMTLGDRLVVLNAGQIEQVGTPMEIYARPATMFVAGFIGSPAMNMLPVDYLKAQGANGLLNNLPDGTDTVGIRPDDMHLAPPTAPHLTVDSTLALFEAAGAESHLYVNLADSDQPTVIRVSGQPPVAEGETLRFYVTRDALHPFNSITGQRTEV from the coding sequence ATGGCCAGCATTACCCTGGAGGGAATAACGAAGACCTATACCGGCGATGTTCAGGCAGTCAAAGGCGTTGACCTGCAAATCGAAGATGGCGAATTTGTCGTACTGGTGGGGCCTTCCGGCTGCGGCAAATCTACCCTGCTGCGCATGGTGGCCGGGCTTGAAACCATCACCGACGGCACGCTCAAAATCGGCGAGAGAATAGTGAACAAGCTCGAACCCGCCGAGCGTGATATCGCCATGGTGTTCCAGAACTACGCGCTCTATCCGCATATGACGGTGTACAACAACCTCGCTTATGGCCTGAAAAACCGCGGTTTCAAAAAAGACGAGATTGATAAGCGCGTTCAAGTCGCCGCCAAGATGCTCGAGATTGAGGAGTTTCTCGAACGCAAACCGCGCAAGCTTTCCGGCGGCCAGCGCCAGCGGGTGGCCATGGGCCGCGCCCTGGTTCGCGACCCGGCAGCGTTTCTGTTCGACGAGCCGCTTTCCAACCTGGACGCCAAACTGCGCGTGCAGATGCGTGTCGAGATCAAGCAGCTCCAGCGACGTTTGAAAACCACCAGCCTGTATGTGACCCACGACCAGTTGGAAGCCATGACCCTGGGTGACCGCTTGGTAGTGCTAAACGCCGGGCAGATCGAGCAGGTGGGCACGCCCATGGAGATCTACGCCCGCCCCGCGACCATGTTTGTGGCCGGGTTTATCGGCTCTCCCGCCATGAATATGCTGCCGGTGGACTACCTGAAGGCTCAAGGTGCCAATGGCCTGCTGAATAACCTGCCAGATGGCACCGATACCGTCGGCATTCGCCCGGATGATATGCACTTAGCGCCGCCCACAGCGCCTCACTTAACCGTCGACTCAACGCTTGCACTGTTTGAAGCCGCCGGGGCCGAAAGCCACCTGTATGTGAACCTCGCCGACAGCGACCAGCCCACGGTCATCCGCGTCTCGGGCCAACCGCCGGTCGCCGAAGGCGAGACCCTGCGTTTCTACGTGACCCGCGACGCGCTACATCCTTTCAATAGCATCACGGGGCAGCGGACGGAGGTTTGA
- the ugpA gene encoding sn-glycerol-3-phosphate ABC transporter permease UgpA gives MQTKRMTFPGRWLPFALLAPQVIITLIFFIWPAGQALYQSLLREDAFGLRSTFVGLENFARLFRDGSYVNSLSVTVVFAVGTTLLSMSVALLLASTVNRMIRSRSTYTTLLVWPYAIAPALAGVLWWFIFNPSIGIVPYMLEMVGYSWNHRNSGSDAMLLVILAAAWKQISYNFLFFLAGMQSIPQSLIEAASIDGASPIKRFWTIIFPLLTPTTFFLMVVNVVYAMFDTFGIIHATTEGGPAQATNILVYKVYADGFIGLNLGSSAAQSVILMVIVVALTVIQFRFIERRVNY, from the coding sequence ATGCAAACCAAACGCATGACCTTTCCAGGGCGCTGGCTGCCTTTCGCGCTGCTGGCGCCTCAGGTGATCATCACCCTGATCTTTTTTATCTGGCCAGCCGGTCAGGCGCTGTATCAATCGCTGTTGCGCGAAGATGCCTTTGGGCTACGCTCGACGTTTGTGGGGCTCGAAAATTTTGCCCGCCTTTTTCGCGACGGCAGCTATGTGAACTCGCTGTCGGTGACTGTCGTGTTTGCCGTGGGAACCACGCTATTGTCGATGTCGGTGGCCCTGCTCTTGGCCAGTACCGTCAACCGCATGATTCGCTCACGCAGCACCTACACCACTCTGCTGGTATGGCCCTACGCCATTGCACCCGCGCTTGCCGGCGTCTTGTGGTGGTTTATCTTCAACCCTTCCATTGGCATTGTGCCCTATATGCTGGAAATGGTGGGCTACAGCTGGAACCACCGCAATTCAGGCAGCGATGCCATGCTGCTGGTGATTTTAGCCGCCGCCTGGAAGCAGATCTCCTACAACTTTCTGTTTTTCCTGGCAGGCATGCAGTCCATACCACAATCACTGATTGAAGCGGCCTCCATTGATGGCGCCAGCCCCATCAAGCGCTTCTGGACGATTATTTTCCCCCTGCTCACGCCCACCACCTTTTTCTTGATGGTCGTTAACGTGGTCTACGCCATGTTCGACACCTTTGGGATTATCCACGCCACCACCGAAGGCGGGCCGGCACAGGCTACCAACATCTTGGTTTATAAGGTGTATGCGGATGGCTTCATAGGGCTGAACCTGGGTTCTTCCGCCGCTCAGTCGGTGATTCTGATGGTCATCGTGGTCGCGCTGACCGTGATCCAGTTCCGCTTTATAGAGCGGCGCGTTAACTATTGA
- the argE gene encoding acetylornithine deacetylase, translating into MSDAERLLARLVAFDTTSSESNLALVRYVEDYLASHGVEAERVMSPCGNKANLIARIGPDAPGGVMLSGHTDVVPVACQPWSSDPFTLRDGGDGRLYGRGTCDMKGFLACALAKVPEWVNAPLKQPVYLGFSYDEEIGCVGAPDLIRRFYEHYSTTAHVIVGEPTSMQPVVAQKGATNLRTTVTGREAHSSQVNQGTSAIHVAARLVTFIEDTMAALVEEGRVDEAFNVPHTSLHVGKIKGGTAINIMARECQFEWEIRHLPTDTFDEIYARYEAFCAQLSAELQARGKQVEITTEALNVTVPGLADRDNDRVLRLAKDHLPAGCCDHAVAYATEAGQFQGQGLQTIILGPGSIAQAHQPDEYVERSQLEACTVFLDNMTEALQQATERRE; encoded by the coding sequence ATGAGCGACGCGGAGCGACTGTTAGCAAGGCTGGTGGCGTTTGATACCACCTCGAGCGAATCCAACCTGGCGCTGGTCCGCTATGTGGAAGACTACTTGGCTTCCCATGGTGTGGAAGCCGAGCGGGTAATGAGCCCGTGTGGCAATAAAGCCAATTTGATTGCCCGTATCGGCCCCGATGCGCCGGGCGGTGTCATGCTATCTGGGCATACGGATGTGGTGCCGGTGGCGTGTCAGCCCTGGTCGAGCGACCCTTTCACTCTGCGCGATGGTGGCGATGGTCGGTTATACGGGCGCGGCACCTGCGACATGAAAGGCTTTCTTGCCTGCGCCCTGGCCAAAGTGCCCGAGTGGGTGAACGCGCCACTCAAGCAACCTGTTTATCTGGGGTTTTCCTACGATGAAGAAATCGGCTGTGTGGGCGCGCCGGATCTGATTCGGCGTTTCTACGAGCATTACTCGACCACCGCGCATGTAATTGTCGGAGAGCCGACCAGCATGCAGCCTGTCGTGGCACAAAAGGGCGCGACGAACCTACGCACCACCGTCACCGGGCGCGAAGCCCACAGCAGCCAGGTCAACCAGGGCACCTCGGCGATTCACGTCGCGGCAAGACTGGTGACCTTTATCGAGGACACCATGGCGGCGTTGGTAGAAGAGGGCCGTGTCGATGAGGCCTTCAACGTGCCCCATACCAGCCTGCACGTCGGCAAAATCAAAGGCGGCACGGCGATCAATATCATGGCGCGGGAGTGCCAGTTTGAGTGGGAGATTCGCCACCTGCCGACGGATACGTTTGACGAGATATATGCCCGCTATGAAGCGTTTTGTGCCCAGCTAAGCGCTGAGCTGCAGGCCAGAGGCAAGCAGGTCGAGATCACGACCGAGGCGTTGAACGTGACAGTGCCGGGGCTGGCGGATCGTGATAATGACCGAGTCCTACGCCTGGCGAAAGATCATTTGCCAGCAGGATGCTGCGACCACGCGGTGGCCTATGCGACAGAGGCCGGGCAGTTTCAGGGGCAGGGCTTACAGACGATCATCTTGGGGCCAGGCAGCATTGCCCAGGCGCATCAGCCGGATGAATATGTCGAGCGCAGTCAGTTGGAAGCGTGCACGGTGTTCTTGGACAACATGACAGAGGCGTTGCAGCAAGCGACGGAACGTCGGGAGTAA
- the ugpB gene encoding sn-glycerol-3-phosphate ABC transporter substrate-binding protein UgpB codes for MSRFTLHALAVGVATASLSFSAHATTEVDWWHAMGGELGNILEGITADFNESQDDYRVTPSYRGTYTETMTGAIAAFRANEQPHILQVFEVGTGTMMNAEGAIYPVHELMEAHGRAFDNNDFLPAVVGYYTDTNGDMLSFPFNSSTPIMYYNRDMFEEAGLDPEQPPETWEEVVGFSRQLVDSGAASCGFTTSWPSWVMLENFSAMHNSPLGTLENGFGGMETELNFNNELVARHWDNLHDWQEQDIFRWAGPGTGPDSEPMFYSQDCAIFFGSSASRADVAANSEFDVGFGMQPYYDDVEGAPQNSIIGGATLWALQGHSEEEYAAVAAFFEYLSQPEVQADWHQQTGYLPITQAAWDLSEEQGYYEENPGADISLEQMTLNEPTENSKGLRFGNFVQIRDIISEEMEAVMTGEKSGQEATDDAVERGNDLLRDFQSANQ; via the coding sequence ATGTCTCGTTTTACACTGCACGCGCTTGCCGTTGGGGTAGCGACTGCCAGCCTCAGTTTCTCTGCTCACGCCACTACCGAAGTAGACTGGTGGCATGCCATGGGCGGTGAGTTGGGTAACATCCTCGAAGGCATCACCGCAGATTTTAACGAATCGCAGGATGACTATCGGGTCACGCCCAGCTACCGCGGTACCTATACCGAAACCATGACCGGTGCGATCGCTGCCTTCCGTGCCAATGAGCAGCCGCACATCCTGCAGGTCTTTGAAGTCGGCACCGGCACCATGATGAACGCCGAAGGCGCCATTTATCCCGTGCATGAGCTGATGGAAGCTCACGGCCGTGCTTTTGATAACAATGACTTTCTGCCCGCCGTCGTCGGTTACTACACCGACACCAACGGCGACATGCTGTCGTTCCCGTTCAACTCCTCCACCCCGATCATGTACTACAACCGCGACATGTTCGAGGAAGCCGGCCTGGATCCCGAGCAGCCCCCCGAGACATGGGAAGAAGTGGTGGGTTTCTCTCGCCAACTGGTTGATTCCGGCGCAGCCAGCTGCGGTTTTACCACCTCCTGGCCAAGCTGGGTAATGCTGGAAAACTTCTCCGCCATGCATAATTCGCCGTTAGGCACGCTGGAAAATGGCTTTGGCGGGATGGAAACCGAGCTCAATTTCAACAACGAGCTGGTTGCTCGCCACTGGGATAACCTCCACGACTGGCAGGAACAAGACATCTTCCGCTGGGCTGGCCCCGGCACCGGCCCTGACTCTGAACCGATGTTCTATTCCCAGGACTGCGCGATTTTCTTTGGCTCTTCTGCTTCACGTGCGGACGTCGCCGCCAATTCAGAATTTGACGTCGGCTTTGGCATGCAGCCCTACTACGACGACGTAGAAGGCGCACCGCAGAACTCGATTATCGGTGGCGCTACGCTGTGGGCGCTGCAAGGCCATAGCGAAGAAGAGTACGCAGCCGTTGCGGCATTCTTTGAGTATCTCTCCCAGCCAGAGGTTCAGGCCGACTGGCACCAGCAAACCGGTTACCTGCCGATCACCCAAGCCGCGTGGGACCTGAGCGAAGAGCAGGGTTATTACGAAGAGAACCCGGGTGCGGATATCTCGCTTGAGCAGATGACCCTTAACGAGCCAACCGAGAACTCGAAAGGCCTACGCTTTGGTAACTTCGTGCAGATCCGCGACATCATCTCCGAAGAAATGGAAGCCGTGATGACCGGTGAAAAATCAGGCCAGGAAGCGACGGACGATGCGGTGGAGCGGGGCAATGACCTGCTGCGCGATTTCCAATCCGCTAATCAGTAA
- the ugpE gene encoding sn-glycerol-3-phosphate ABC transporter permease UgpE, with product MVENRPWANCFAHTVLIIGVALVVFPVYIAIVASTQAPDALLRDTLPLLPGSYGIENYTQMWQSGVSSANSPPAALMLWNSFVMAMAITVGKLFISLLSAFAIVYFRFRFRMFFFWLIFVTLMLPVEVRIIPTFQVVANLNMLNSFAGLSIPLIASATATFLFRQFFMTIPEEMLEAARVDGAGPMKFFKDILMPLSVTNIAALFVIMFIYGWNQYLWPLLITTDPDYTTIVMGIQRMTSEENPQWHLVMAAVVMAALPPVLVILFMQRLFVKGLTETEK from the coding sequence ATGGTTGAAAACCGACCCTGGGCCAATTGCTTTGCCCATACTGTGTTGATCATCGGCGTGGCGCTGGTGGTTTTCCCCGTGTATATCGCCATTGTGGCGTCGACCCAGGCACCCGACGCGTTACTGCGCGACACCCTGCCGTTGCTGCCCGGCAGCTATGGGATCGAAAACTATACCCAAATGTGGCAATCCGGCGTGTCGTCGGCCAACTCTCCCCCCGCCGCGCTGATGCTGTGGAACAGCTTTGTGATGGCCATGGCGATCACCGTGGGCAAGCTGTTTATTTCGCTGCTATCCGCCTTTGCCATCGTCTACTTCCGCTTTCGCTTCCGGATGTTCTTTTTCTGGCTGATCTTCGTCACTCTGATGCTGCCGGTGGAAGTACGCATTATTCCCACTTTTCAGGTGGTCGCTAACCTCAATATGCTCAACAGCTTTGCTGGACTGTCGATCCCGTTGATTGCCTCGGCCACCGCGACGTTTCTGTTCCGCCAGTTCTTCATGACCATTCCCGAAGAGATGCTCGAAGCCGCGCGGGTGGACGGCGCGGGGCCCATGAAGTTCTTTAAAGACATCCTGATGCCGCTTTCGGTGACCAATATCGCCGCGCTGTTCGTGATCATGTTTATCTACGGCTGGAACCAATACCTCTGGCCGCTGCTTATTACCACCGACCCCGACTACACCACCATCGTGATGGGTATTCAGCGCATGACCTCGGAAGAGAACCCCCAGTGGCACCTGGTGATGGCGGCGGTGGTCATGGCCGCGCTGCCGCCGGTATTAGTGATTTTGTTTATGCAACGCCTGTTTGTGAAAGGCCTGACCGAGACGGAGAAATAA